Proteins encoded together in one Accipiter gentilis chromosome 16, bAccGen1.1, whole genome shotgun sequence window:
- the POU6F1 gene encoding POU domain, class 6, transcription factor 1 encodes MDTEAVQPQEASLTVNEQVIVMSSHETIRVLEVGVDTPLPAEEDRKPLEMPPGEVARSSPGKTGHPGREEVPPSTQSSCSGEAAGKAKPAARASPSTVPSVGTFSHATSQQPQTLAPLAVQATPQVLTQENLATVVTGVMVPAGTVTQPLLIPISIAGQVAGQQGLAVWTFPTATVAALPGLTAASPTGGIFKPPIANLQAAAVLNTAIQAPVQPAQPLQAAVQPRPPLQTPGVFPTAPGQPPILPQPAAAPTPPVAKPLETQTQITVQPAGFAFNPGIISAASLGGQTQLLGSLAAAPVIANTISSVQGITGQILTNAQGQVIGTLPWVVNPPGMAAASPAPAALPAQNLQVQTVTPQLLLNAQGQVIATLAGSAIQAAAIKKTGTPEPPPKNEVQPIQPAPALSQPAVVMANPAAAAKASSVPVPITCSETPTVSQLVSKPPAPNSSAEEDGINLEEIREFAKNFKIRRLSLGLTQTQVGQALTATEGPAYSQSAICRFEKLDITPKSAQKLKPVLEKWLSEAELRNQEGQQNLMEFVGGEPSKKRKRRTSFTPQAIEALNAYFEKNALPTGQEITEIAKELNYDREVVRVWFCNRRQTLKNTSKLNVFQIP; translated from the exons ATGGACACTGAAGCCGTGCAGCCCCAGGAGGCTTCGCTAACGGTCAACGAGCAG GTTATTGTCATGTCCAGCCATGAAACCATCCGAGTGCTGGAGGTCGGCGTGGACACCCCGCTCCCGGCCGAGGAGGACCGGAAACCCTTGGAGATGCCACCAGGGGAGGTAGCACGGAGCTCCCCGGGAAAGACCGGCCACCCAGGCAGAGAAGAggtcccacccagcacccagagcTCATGCAGCGGGGAGGCAGCCG GCAAAGCCAAACCGGCGGCCAGAGCATCACCCAGCACCGTCCCCTCCGTCGGCACCTTCAGCCACGCCACGAGCCAGCAGCCGCAGACGTTGGCCCCGCTGGCCGTGCAGGCGACCCCGCAG GTCTTGACTCAGGAAAACTTAGCAACAGTTGTGACAGGAGTAATGGTTCCAGCAGGGACAGTTACTCAACCTCTTCTTATCCCCATCAGTATTGCAGGTCAAGTGGCAGGTCAGCAGGGGCTGGCTGTGTGGACATTTCCTACAGCAACGGTCGCTGCCCTTCCCGGATTGACGGCTGCTTCTCCTACAGGGGGAATTTTCAAACCGCCTATAGCCAATTTGCAAG CCGCTGCCGTACTGAACACAGCCATCCAAGCGCCGGTGCAGCCTGCCCAGCCGCTGCAGGCTGCGgtccagccccggccccccctccAGACCCCTGGCGTCTTCCCCACCGCACCCGGCCAGCCCCCCATCCTGCCACAGCCCGCTGCAGCACCCACGCCGCCCGTGGCCAAGCCGTTAGAGACGCAGACCCAGATCACCGTCCAACCTGCTGGATTTGCCTTTAACCCTGGCATA ATCAGCGCGGCTTCTCTCGGGGGCCAAACCCAGCTCCTCGGCTCCTTGGCAGCCGCCCCCGTGATCGCAAACACCATCTCCAGCGTGCAGGGCATCACGGGCCAGATCCTGACCAACGCCCAGGGCCAG GTGATCGGGACCCTGCCGTGGGTGGTGAACCCCCCCGGGATGGcggcagccagcccagccccggccgcTCTGCCGGCCCAGAACCTGCAGGTACAGACGGTGACGCCCCAGCTGCTGCTCAATGCCCAGGGCCAGGTCATCGCCACGCTGGCCGGCAGCGCCATCCAGGCGGCCGCCATCAAGAAAACCGGcacccccgagcccccccccaaGAACGAG gtccagcCTATCCAGCCGGCCCCGGCTCTCTCCCAGCCGGCCGTGGTGATGGCAAATCCTGCTGCGGCAGCAAAGGCTTCTTCTGTGCCCGTCCCTATCACCTGCTCGGAGACCCCCACCGTCAGCCAGCTGGTCTCCA AGCCCCCGGCTCCCAACAGCAGCGCGGAGGAGGATGGGATTAACCTGGAGGAGATCCGGGAATTCGCCAAGAACTTCAAGATCCGACGTTTGTCCCTCGGCCTGACACAGACGCAGGTGGGACAGGCCCTGACAGCCACCGAGGGACCGGCCTACAGCCAGTCGGCCATCTGCAG GTTCGAGAAGCTGGACATCACCCCCAAGAGCGCCCAGAAGCTGAAACCGGTGCTGGAGAAGTGGTTGAGCGAAGCCGAGCTCCGTAACCAAGAGGGGCAACAAAACCTGATGGAATTTGTCGGGGGGGAACCCTCCAAAAAACGGAAGCGCCGTACCTCCTTCACCCCCCAAGCCATTGAGGCTCTCAACGCCTACTTCGAGAAGAACGCCTTGCCCACCGGCCAAGAGATCACCGAGATCGCCAAGGAGCTCAACTACGACCGCGAAGTCGTCCGCGTCTGGTTCTGCAACCGCCGGCAGACCCTCAAAAACACCAGTAAACTCAACGTCTTTCAGATCCCCTAA
- the DAZAP2 gene encoding DAZ-associated protein 2 — protein sequence MNGKGQYPTQPSYPVQSPANPAVYPQTMPLPQPPPYTDAPPAYSELYRPSFVPLGAATVPTMSAAYPGTSVFLPMAQSVAVGPIGSSVPMAYYPVGPVYPPGSTVLVEGGFDAGARFGAGGTASIPPPPPGCPPNAAQLAVMQGANVLVTQRKGNFFLGGSDGGYTIW from the exons ATGAACGGCAAAG GACAATATCCCACCCAGCCGTCCTACCCCGTCCAGTCCCCCGCCAACCCCGCCGTGTACCCACAGACTATGCCCCTTCCACAGCCGCCGCCCTACACAGACGCACCTCCTGCTTATTCCGAG ctttacCGTCCCAGCTTCGTGCCTCTGGGGGCTGCCACCGTACCGACGATGTCTGCGGCATATCCGGGCACTTCTGTCTTCCTGCCCATGGCCCAGTCTGTGGCCGTGGGTCCGATCGGCTCGTCGGTCCCGATGGCGTATTACCCCGTGGGACCGGTTTATCCTCCAGGATCGACAGTCCTTGTTGAAGGTGGCTTTGATGCTGGAGCAAGGTTTGGGGCTGGTGGAACAGCCAGCATCCCT cCCCCCCCTCCTGGCTGTCCCCCCAATGCCGCCCAGCTGGCCGTAATGCAGGGAGCCAACGTCTTGGTGACGCAACGGAAGGGAAACTTCTTCCTGGGAGGCTCAGACGGCGGCTACACTATctggtga
- the SMAGP gene encoding small cell adhesion glycoprotein isoform X2: protein MEGDQPPLTAEELTTPFLKKAHTPPLHEEANTVVIAVVITLVFLTLLTVLVVIIIYLYRNKGSYLTYEQPAAETNMSVQMEDAPSKEKEEYFI from the exons ATGGAAGGAGACCAGCCCCCTCTGACTGCAG AAGAGCTGACAACCCCCTTCCTGAAGAAGGCTCACACCCCACCTCTCCACGAGGAAGCCAACACCGTGGTCATCGCAG TTGTCATCACCCTGGTGTTCCTCACCCTGCTGACGGTCCTGGTGGTGATCATCATCTACCTGTACAGAAACAAAGGCAGCTACCTCACCTACGAGCAGCCGGCGGCAGAGACCAACATGTCGGTGCAGATGGAGGATGCTCCAtccaaagagaaagaagagtatTTTATCTAA
- the SMAGP gene encoding small cell adhesion glycoprotein isoform X3: MEGDQPPLTAELTTPFLKKAHTPPLHEEANTVVIAVVITLVFLTLLTVLVVIIIYLYRNKGSYLTYEQPAAETNMSVQMEDAPSKEKEEYFI, translated from the exons ATGGAAGGAGACCAGCCCCCTCTGACTGCAG AGCTGACAACCCCCTTCCTGAAGAAGGCTCACACCCCACCTCTCCACGAGGAAGCCAACACCGTGGTCATCGCAG TTGTCATCACCCTGGTGTTCCTCACCCTGCTGACGGTCCTGGTGGTGATCATCATCTACCTGTACAGAAACAAAGGCAGCTACCTCACCTACGAGCAGCCGGCGGCAGAGACCAACATGTCGGTGCAGATGGAGGATGCTCCAtccaaagagaaagaagagtatTTTATCTAA